The Anabas testudineus chromosome 11, fAnaTes1.2, whole genome shotgun sequence genome has a segment encoding these proteins:
- the scamp3 gene encoding secretory carrier-associated membrane protein 3, which produces MSKYTSFPEPMDDHNPFQDPAVIQHSSNTGYATLDLYNPFENTTGPPPPYEATSPSAPPVPAQTPPSRTTPTEPRNYGSYDTQTAVNATTAELLRKQQELEKKAQELERRERELSSHSLGPGASRQNNWPPLPSFCPVGPCFYQDINVEISQRFQRTVTIMYYFWMFGTCTLLFNLISSLAMFCVDPNNGVGLGLAVLWALLFTPCSFVCWYRPMYKAFRSDSSFNFFVFFFIFFAQVGLYVIMTIGIPGWGFSGWIVSLAALKTNIAVGAIMMINAILFTAQTAMGVVMLKKIHSLYRQTDASFQKAQAEFTTEVLSNQAVRQAAANAAQGAFSPPR; this is translated from the exons ATGTCAAAATACACAAGCTTTCCAGAGCCGATGGACGACCACAACCCGTTTCAG GACCCTGCGGTGAttcaacacagcagcaacacgGGATATGCCACACTGGACCTCTACAACCCGTTTGAAAACACAACAGGG CCTCCACCGCCATATGAAGccacctctccctctgctccgCCTGTGCCTGCACAGACCCCACCCAGCAGGACAACACCCACTGAGCCTCGCAACTATGGCTCCTACGACACACAG ACTGCAGTGAATGCTaccacagcagagctgctgaggaagcagcaggagctggagaagaaaGCCCAggagctggagaggagagagagggagctcTCGTCACATAGCCTGGGACCTGGAGCCT CTCGTCAGAATAACTGGCCCCCGCTGCCTTCATTCTGCCCTGTGGGCCCCTGTTTCTACCAGGACATCAATGTAGAGATCAGCCAGCGTTTCCAGCGCACCGTCACCATCATGTACTACTTCTGGATGT TTGGTACATGCACACTTCTCTTTAATCTGATCTCATCCCTGGCCATGTTCTGCGTGGACCCTAATAATGGTGTCGGCCTGGGCCTTGCCGTCCTCTGGGCCCTGCTCTTCACCCCGTGCTCCTTCGTCTGTTGGTACCGACCTATGTATAAAGCATTCAG GAGTGACAGCTCCTTCAacttcttcgtcttcttcttcattttctttgccCAAGTGGGCCTCTACGTCATCATGACCATTGGGATCCCTGGATGGGGTTTCAG TGGGTGGATTGTGAGCCTGGCTGCTCTGAAGACCAACATTGCCGTTGGCGCGATCATGATGATAAATGCCATCCTCTTTACTGCCCAAACTGCCATGGGGGTTGTCATGCTGAAGAAA ATCCACAGCTTGTACAGGCAGACCGATGCCAGCTTCCAGAAGGCCCAGGCTGAGTTCACCACCGAAGTCCTGTCCAATCAGGCCGTACGCCAGGCCGCAGCCAATGCTGCCCAGGGGGCCTTTAGTCCACCTCGATAG